The Calypte anna isolate BGI_N300 chromosome 20, bCalAnn1_v1.p, whole genome shotgun sequence DNA window CCAGCAGAGGAGGGCTTGGGCTTGGCCTCGGTGAATCCCTGCAGCTCATGTGCCTGGGCAGGAAGGGGCTGGCACCCCAGGCTCACCCTGTAGGACCcaagcccagctccctgggctctggctgggagctggaggggtCCTGCAGCCTTCCCCCTTGGCACAGCGAGCTCTACAGCACGCTGGGGACTTGGGAAACCATGACAAGACACTGACTGCTCCAGAGGAGCTTCAGGAAGAGGATTTGCCCTCCAGACTCTGGGAAGTGCCTGGATTCccctgttttctgcagtgtaaAGTGGAGTCTGTGCCTGTGGGCTGTGGAGGTGGACACTGATGTGGACCAGCCCAGGGTGAGGTCCCTCTAACCTCACAGACCCCAGCAACAAGTGTCCGTATGGGTGGGTGTGTATCTGCATGCAGGGTGGCCATGGCTGAGGAACAAGCTGGTATGGACACTGGGGGCAGGTAGGGCTCCCAGCCTGGCCCACAAAAAGCTCAAACTGCACATACCTGTCAGGGGCCCAGCAACACCACTCTCCTCTGTCCCACAGCCCAGAAACACGTCCACAGTGTCCTGGTCTGACAGGTCTATCATGTCCATCTGCTCCAGCATGTCCACGTTGACCTCCATGGAGGAAATGCTGCCTAAGGGGGCTGCAGACAGAGAGCAGCGAAAAGGTGAGTGCTAGTGCCAGGCAAAAGACACCATGAGCCCTGCATAGGCAAGGCCCTGAGGAAGGTGTGAGGAACACAATTCCACTTGCTGGTAGGAGTCCCCCACAAAAACCTATGTTTCCTTAAAAGACCCCTCTAGAAGCCCTGGTTGCTTCCCTGCAGTCCTTGTCCCTGCCCCAAACTGCTGCCTGGAGGAGCCTGTCTGAAGGCAGTGACTCTGCAGGGCGCCAGCCTGGGCACCCATGTGTGGTGACTTCAGCTAAGTGGTGTGAGTAACCCACAGCACACCCACACAGAGCCTGTGTGGTCCTGTCTCAGAGCAGGACATGtgtgtccccagctgccttCAGCCTGGGGATGTCCCACTTATCTCAAACACCCGTGGTGTTGTCCCCTGaaacacccccagccccacgcTGGTGGCTGCAGCACTTACGTCTCCGGTGCTCTATCTGCAGGTGGGATATTGGGAAGAAGAAATCCACATCGTGCTGGAAGACCTCCTCAAAGAACTTCTGACGGTCCCGTAgcttcatctgctgctgctgcatctgctcTGCATCCAGGCTCCTCTGTGCTTGTTCCATGTCAGCTGGGGAGAAAGGTGAGGAGAGTCAGACCAGGCAGGGCTGCCCGAGCCCTTCTGCCTGTCCCAGATCACACAGTGTGGCCATGCTGGGGGGTAGGCgattcccttctgctctgctttcccagcacaCATTGATTTAGTCACTGCCAATAGATGTCACACACCAGAACGACAGCAGCACCAGAATTTGCTGTGCTGGAGCCTCAGATGTCACTTCCATGGGAGCTGGGAGCTCATGATGAGCTGGGAGCTCATCTGCTGCATTCTCAACTCGTGAAGTGCATTCAGGGACAGGGTGTAAGGGTGTTGTTATGAGATCAGCCATAGTTTGCACGTGTTCACGTCTCAGTTTCCTTGCTACAAAACAGAGGATTGCCTATGAATGTTAACAAGCAGGTGGAAACTCCCAGGGCCAAGAACTGACATTAGTGCTCTAGGCTTTCTGGGCTGAGGGATGCATAAGGAATAAAAGGCATTAGCAACCCTGTCACCCCTGCACACGCTCACCCCCGCTGCCACCCTCCCTATAAATACAGCCACACCCAAGCTCGAAGGCTCCTCTGCTCAcaccacccacccccccccttgCACAGCCAGCTTGGCTTCTGCCTGCACAAACATTTTCATTCCTGTAATTCCTCCTGCAGTTCGACACTGGTGCCTGTGCCCGTGGCTCACACAGAAAGGAGCAATGTGAGACCTCAGGCTGTTGCTGAAAGAGCTTGTTGCTGCATCCCTGGTACATCCCTTTTGGGTTGAGTACCTGCAACAGCGAGGACCCAAATGGCACAGAGGGGCTTGTAGCTGGTGGCCCTGGCTGTTCCCAGGCTGGTGTTTGACCTCAGCCATTCCAgatttcctctctgctgcctttggcCCACCCAGCACAAGGAAAATCTGATTACTGGAGCAGGCAGTAACCaaggaaaccaaacaaacatcCTCTGCTGTGCTTGAGCATGGCCCAAACCCTTCACTCCtccaggctgggagggagggaacagGGAGCAGCATCCCCACCCTGTCTGGCAGGAGTTGGGGTGAGGGGAGCAGTGGGGCTGGCTGTGAGCAAATATGCAATGGCACAGGACCAAAatgggggagaggctgagggccTGGTGACATGTCCTGGAACTCAAGGTCACATCTTCCTGAGAACTCTTCCAAGGCTCCTCTGCACCTTGTTTCTGGGGCATGCTTCAGCTAAACCCCATTGTCTGCAGGTGCCTGCCCAGGAGGCTGGGTTGTGCCTGCAGCACAGCGTGGGGATGCAGCATGACTCAGGGTCCATCACCACACGCTTTCTGGCAGAGGCTCTGGTCCTCTTCTGGTTGCTCAGTGTCTTCCTGTGATGCCTGGGGCAGGGATCCTGGCTGCCTAAAGGGGACTTTGCCTTGGTAGATCTGACCTAAGCACTGGGTGCCTGCTCTGGTGCAGAGGTTTGGCTGAGCTGTGCAGCTGTGTTATTAGGGCTCCTTGAGCGGCTgaccagcagctgcagcccagtgctgctgaggTAAGGCAAAAACTTCCTGCCTCCCCTGTGCTCTCTGGAAAAGGGAATGGAGCCTGGAACAAGGAGGTAGCACTGTTTAGAGCTTGTTCCCTTCAGCAGCTGGAGCCAGCCTGTACTCTCTgtcccaggcagagctctgcccctcagcccagctctgtcaAGTCCATGATCAAGTGCCAAGGATCAACCAACACACCAAGGAAAGCCCAGGGGTTACCAGCTGTAGGGGGGCTGGGCTCAGGGCAGAGGCTGCACTGGCTCCCAGATTCAGGGTGACAGAccagctctctgtgctgcaTGTTACCCAGCGTGGAGGTAAGGAGGAGGATCTCTAGGTCCTCctgcaaatacaaaataaacccaaatgCTAGCAGGTGTTACCCGGAGTGCCACGAGTGTGACTGATCAGTGCCACTGCTATTGTCATCTCTGCATGTGACCGATACTCGGGGTAAGAGTGCTTGGAGAGAGCCGGGTGCATTCCTGTGGGCGCCGGGATTTCTCTCGCGGGAGGAATTAGCAGGACCTGTTTATGAACTTGTTTTCGAGCTCTCTCCGGGCCGTCGGGCACAAGCACTGAGATCCCATTATGTAAGGCAGGCGGGCA harbors:
- the DBNDD2 gene encoding dysbindin domain-containing protein 2, yielding MSGPGAQSRSRRLPADMEQAQRSLDAEQMQQQQMKLRDRQKFFEEVFQHDVDFFFPISHLQIEHRRPPLGSISSMEVNVDMLEQMDMIDLSDQDTVDVFLGCGTEESGVAGPLTGADAGQCPEEITLQVPNTAESKSRISSTSSVSTDLNSLDTSEEGAETPVVQSDEEDLQEDSPKEQEARS